One window of the Brevibacterium limosum genome contains the following:
- a CDS encoding bifunctional metallophosphatase/5'-nucleotidase, whose protein sequence is MRLHTLTSSTLALALIVTGPAAASATGLGAAEAPVDANAAKTGELTLLATTDVHGNVLNWDYFANKPYPEGEELGMSRASTLIKGVREDKGAESVLLVDNGDTIQGNPLAYYFAKQKPITTGGQTHPLAKTYNHLGYDAQVVGNHEFNYGLDLLSTYDDQLDFPLLGANVIDDADGQTHLDPYAMVDKQVDGQTITVGVLGVTTPGSRIWDKNNLSGKVHFDDPVETAQKYVPEMRQKGADVIVVLSHSGKDPKGQSWDPDELQENVSTSVAKVPGVDVLVAGHTHQNEPSQVVSRDDGSQVLITQPNYWARSVSEVGLPINLDTHHVDWGETEPHAEALATQGDIAEDQEIKDLVDEQHRTTIDYVNTKIGSVTETLSAKTSYYEDTAILDFISHVQTETVQEGLEGTDYDDLPVISQASPFSRTAEFPAGDITIRDVAGLYVYDNTLSGVEINGAQLRDYLEYSARYFKQTEEGADFDPVDGTNAIDEASDVPIPDYNYDALAGIDYDINVSKPTGERIENLKQADGSEIGDGDRFILAINNYRQSGGGGYPVDGLKEVYNEQVEVRQALIDWAEEKQIVDPADFFDANWQVVTSSRAPGGGDDDESDASGSSDASGSGSAGSSDGDDNAGEATAEDDGSTNGSSDSDASDGNADGGDADDSATGASGDADDASAGAGGRADLPRTGTELATSIGIAAAIIALGTALVLSTRRRRS, encoded by the coding sequence ATGCGTCTGCACACCCTGACTTCGTCCACACTCGCCCTTGCTCTTATCGTAACCGGGCCCGCAGCGGCCTCGGCGACCGGCCTCGGTGCCGCCGAGGCTCCCGTCGATGCCAATGCGGCGAAGACCGGGGAGCTGACCCTATTGGCGACGACCGACGTCCACGGCAACGTACTCAACTGGGACTACTTCGCGAACAAGCCCTACCCGGAAGGGGAGGAACTGGGCATGTCCCGAGCCTCGACGCTCATCAAGGGAGTACGTGAGGACAAAGGCGCAGAATCCGTGCTCCTCGTCGACAACGGCGACACCATCCAGGGCAACCCCTTGGCCTACTATTTCGCCAAACAGAAGCCGATCACGACAGGCGGCCAAACGCACCCACTGGCCAAGACCTACAATCACCTGGGATACGACGCACAGGTCGTCGGCAACCATGAATTCAACTATGGCCTCGATCTGCTCTCCACATACGACGATCAGCTCGACTTCCCGCTGCTCGGCGCCAATGTCATCGACGACGCAGACGGCCAGACGCATTTGGACCCGTACGCGATGGTCGACAAACAGGTCGATGGTCAGACGATCACCGTCGGTGTCCTCGGCGTAACCACCCCCGGCAGCCGAATCTGGGACAAGAACAACCTGTCAGGAAAGGTGCACTTCGACGATCCCGTCGAAACTGCTCAGAAGTATGTCCCCGAGATGAGGCAGAAGGGAGCGGACGTCATCGTCGTGCTCTCCCACTCGGGCAAGGATCCGAAGGGACAGAGCTGGGATCCGGACGAACTGCAGGAGAACGTCAGCACCTCCGTAGCGAAGGTTCCCGGTGTCGATGTCCTCGTCGCCGGGCATACCCACCAGAACGAACCCAGCCAGGTCGTGTCCCGCGACGACGGCAGCCAAGTGCTCATCACCCAGCCGAACTACTGGGCCCGTTCGGTCTCCGAGGTGGGGCTGCCGATCAATCTCGATACTCACCACGTCGACTGGGGCGAGACCGAGCCGCACGCGGAGGCGCTGGCCACCCAGGGCGACATCGCGGAGGACCAGGAGATCAAGGACCTCGTCGATGAGCAGCACCGGACCACGATCGACTACGTGAATACGAAGATCGGATCGGTGACCGAAACCCTGTCGGCGAAGACCTCCTATTACGAGGACACCGCGATCCTCGACTTCATCTCCCACGTTCAGACGGAGACGGTGCAAGAGGGACTGGAGGGAACAGACTATGACGATCTCCCCGTGATCTCTCAGGCCTCGCCCTTCAGCCGCACTGCAGAATTCCCGGCCGGTGACATCACGATCCGCGACGTCGCAGGCCTCTACGTCTACGACAACACGTTGTCCGGAGTCGAGATCAACGGTGCCCAACTGCGTGACTACCTCGAATACTCAGCACGCTATTTCAAACAGACTGAGGAAGGTGCTGACTTCGACCCGGTCGACGGCACCAACGCGATCGATGAGGCTTCCGACGTCCCGATCCCGGATTACAACTATGACGCTCTGGCCGGAATCGACTATGACATCAATGTCTCCAAACCAACCGGTGAGAGGATCGAGAACCTCAAACAGGCCGACGGGAGCGAAATCGGAGACGGTGACCGGTTCATTCTCGCCATCAACAACTACCGCCAGTCCGGTGGAGGCGGCTACCCGGTCGACGGACTCAAAGAGGTCTACAACGAACAGGTCGAGGTGCGCCAGGCCCTCATCGACTGGGCTGAGGAGAAACAGATCGTCGACCCCGCCGATTTCTTCGACGCGAACTGGCAGGTCGTCACGAGCAGTCGCGCACCGGGCGGAGGCGATGACGACGAGTCCGATGCCAGTGGGTCCTCGGATGCCTCGGGCTCCGGAAGCGCCGGAAGTTCGGACGGGGACGACAACGCCGGCGAAGCCACAGCCGAGGACGACGGTTCGACGAACGGCTCCTCTGACAGTGATGCATCGGATGGCAACGCTGACGGCGGTGACGCCGACGACTCGGCAACCGGCGCCAGCGGTGACGCCGACGATGCGTCAGCCGGCGCCGGCGGCAGAGCCGATCTGCCGCGGACCGGTACCGAACTCGCCACAAGCATCGGCATCGCTGCCGCGATCATCGCACTCGGTACGGCATTGGTGCTCTCCACACGTCGCCGTCGCAGCTGA
- the tpx gene encoding thiol peroxidase, which translates to MANTAFQGSPVKTVGELPAKGEQAPAFSLVGGDLGDVNSQDYSGKRVVLNIFPSLDTGVCAASVRKFNELAAGLENTTVLCVSNDLPFAQARFCGAEGIENVVTASGFRSSFGKDFGVTMVDGPLAGLLARSVVVLDEKGTVTYTQLVDEITTEPDYDSAIAAVGA; encoded by the coding sequence ATGGCCAACACAGCATTTCAGGGATCTCCGGTCAAGACCGTCGGCGAACTGCCCGCCAAGGGCGAGCAGGCTCCGGCCTTCAGCCTCGTCGGTGGCGACCTCGGTGATGTGAACTCACAGGACTACTCGGGCAAGCGCGTGGTACTCAACATCTTCCCCAGCCTCGACACGGGTGTGTGCGCCGCCTCGGTGCGCAAGTTCAACGAACTCGCCGCTGGCCTGGAGAACACCACCGTTCTCTGTGTGTCCAACGACCTTCCGTTCGCCCAGGCCCGCTTCTGCGGTGCCGAAGGCATCGAGAACGTCGTAACGGCCTCGGGATTCCGCAGCTCGTTCGGCAAGGACTTCGGTGTGACCATGGTCGATGGTCCGCTCGCCGGTCTCCTCGCACGGTCCGTCGTCGTCCTCGATGAGAAGGGCACCGTGACCTACACACAGCTCGTCGACGAGATCACCACCGAACCCGACTACGACTCTGCGATCGCAGCTGTGGGAGCCTGA